One genomic region from Desulfuromonas sp. TF encodes:
- a CDS encoding putative nucleotidyltransferase substrate binding domain-containing protein, whose protein sequence is MTGDSKVDKPGNSARRTAGRDPDGAVGSCTPLLFTLFREIETAPSIDALRGLGVRMLDLVRIASRPGTDLKTLVPKISRLNDAITLRLIALLESTEGIRLPEGATFLALGSEGRGDQVLRTDQDSAIVFVDDLPEDKLPDIERFATRFVDALEEIGVPRCPGNIMASNLQWRHSLSEWKRLLDQWIAAPTPENTLNFGMFQGLRALHGEKAMEKQLHGHILAAVRHSSLFLTYMALHALRFPPPLSMFGRIRVERRGEHAGKVDLKKAGIFAITVGTSVLALEAGFIGGSTWEKLELLGRLGVLAPDDLETIEKAFTFLVQFRLQWQLRELAANDKLTNHVDPLDMTDDERRQFRQALKGVTPFLRTMNNRYQLNLIST, encoded by the coding sequence ATGACCGGTGACAGCAAAGTTGATAAACCGGGCAATTCTGCACGGCGGACAGCCGGTCGGGACCCGGATGGCGCCGTCGGCTCTTGCACCCCGCTTCTCTTCACTCTCTTTCGGGAGATTGAGACAGCCCCATCCATCGACGCCCTGCGGGGGCTCGGGGTCAGGATGCTCGATCTGGTAAGGATCGCCAGCCGCCCGGGCACCGACCTAAAAACCCTGGTGCCGAAAATCTCTCGACTTAACGACGCCATCACCTTACGCCTCATTGCCCTGCTGGAAAGCACCGAGGGTATTCGCCTCCCCGAGGGGGCCACCTTCCTCGCCCTCGGCAGTGAAGGGCGTGGCGATCAGGTCCTGCGCACCGACCAGGACAGCGCCATCGTCTTCGTCGACGACCTGCCGGAGGACAAACTCCCCGACATTGAGCGCTTCGCAACTCGGTTCGTCGATGCCCTCGAAGAAATCGGCGTCCCCCGCTGCCCCGGCAACATCATGGCCAGCAATCTCCAGTGGCGCCACAGCCTCTCCGAATGGAAGCGGCTTCTCGACCAATGGATCGCTGCCCCCACCCCAGAGAACACACTCAATTTCGGCATGTTTCAGGGCCTTCGCGCTCTCCACGGCGAAAAAGCCATGGAAAAACAATTACACGGCCACATCCTCGCCGCAGTCCGGCACTCCTCCTTATTTTTGACCTACATGGCGCTCCATGCCTTGCGCTTCCCGCCGCCACTCTCCATGTTCGGACGCATCAGAGTCGAGCGCAGAGGCGAACACGCGGGAAAAGTCGACCTCAAGAAAGCCGGTATCTTTGCCATTACCGTTGGCACGAGCGTCCTTGCCCTCGAAGCCGGCTTCATCGGCGGGAGCACCTGGGAAAAGCTGGAACTTCTTGGAAGGCTGGGAGTTCTAGCCCCTGACGACCTTGAAACGATAGAAAAAGCCTTCACCTTCCTGGTCCAATTTCGTCTGCAGTGGCAACTGCGAGAACTGGCCGCGAACGATAAACTCACAAACCATGTCGACCCGCTGGACATGACCGATGATGAGCGGCGCCAGTTCCGTCAAGCACTCAAAGGGGTCACTCCCTTCCTGCGGACCATGAACAACCGTTACCAACTCAACCTTATATCGACATAA